Genomic DNA from Candidatus Hydrogenedentota bacterium:
CAATCCTACTCGAGGTCAGACAGGAATGTCAACTATATGGGGACATCACCGAAAAATGGAATTCAGCAGCATTAGATGCGTTTGCCCTGCGGCGACTGATCGCCCCGTTTCCCCTGCCTGTTTTGGGCGTGATATAGTCTCGCGGGGGGACAAGGGGACAACAGGACCTGGAGCAGGCGAACCATGGGCGACGGCGCGTTGAGACGCTGGAAGAACACCTATTACATGCCGGGGCTGGACCCGAATCCGGCGAGGGACCTGCTGAAACGGCTGGTCTGCCGCCGTATCCCCGCGTTTCCGCGCACCGTCCAGATTCAGACGCGGACCGGATGCAACGGCGCCTGCGTCTTCTGCCCCTATGACGCCTCCCATGACGCGGTGCCGAAGGGCCAGATGGACGACGCGGTTTTTGACCGGCTGGTGGACGAAATCGCGCGGCACCGGAAGACCCGGCGCATCAGCCCCTACCTGATGAACGAGCCCTTTCTGGACCGCACCCTGCTGGACAAGGCGCGGCGCATCAAAAAGCGCATCCCCGACGCGCGGGTCATTGTCACCACAAACGCCGGGGTGCTGCATCCGGAGGTGGTGGACGATTTGGTGTTGGACAACCCCTTCCGCGCGGTCTACATCTCCATGCAGGGCATCGAGAAGGAACCCTACGAGGACTCCATGCGCGGGAGCCTGGTCTTTGAAAAGACCCTCGCCAATGTCGAGCACCTGATCGCCCGCCGGAACGAAAAGGCGCCGAAACTGAAGATCGTGGTGACCATGATCAAGACCAACAAGGTGGACGCGGAAAAGGCCGTCGCCTTCTGGCGCGAGCGGGGGGTCGAGGCGCAGTACACCATGCTCGAAAGCCGGGGCGGCAACAACAAGTCGTTCAGGGAGCTGCTCGCCGGGGGGAAGCGGGTGTTCCGCGACTGCACCCGGCTCTTCAAGCACGCCTACATCCTCTTCAACGGTGACATGGTCCTGTGCTGCACGGACTACTACAAGACCATGGTGCTGGGCAATGTCGCCGAGTCCTCCATCCACGACGTGTGGAACGGGCCGGTGGCGCAAAAAATCCGGCGGGACTTCCTCCTGGGCGACCTGCGCGACAACCCCCTGTGCGCGTGCTGCTTCATCGCCACACCGGACTGACCGGGGCGTTCACCGTGGCACATTCCTGTCTGTGTTTGCCGTGGCTGGGTTGTGGCATGGTCTTCCTGGGTTGTGGCATGGTCGGGAGACCACGCCACAATAGGGGTCGGGGGAGTGGCATGGTCGGGAGACCACGCCACAACAGAGTGACCGCAAGGAGGTGGCATGCATGCCCTGGATATTTTATGGCAGAATGAGGGCATGTTAAGCGAGCACGAAATACAGGCGGCGGCAAAGGCACTGCTGGCGGCGGCCCCAGCGGGTTCGCGGGTGGTCCTCTTCGGCTCTTTTGCGCGGGGCGCCCAGAGGCCGGACAGCGACCTCGATTTTCTGGTGATCGAACCGGCCGTCAAGGACCGCTTTGCGGAAACGCACCGTCTTCGAAGGGCTGTGGAGGCGGCTTTTGGCGACACGGTGCAACCGGTGGACATCATTGTAACGGACGAGGCGCGGTATCTCCGTTCAAAAGACACGCCCAACACGCTGGCATTTGAGGCGGCGACTTCAGGGCGCACCTATGGATAATGCCGGAATCCGGGCAAGGGGGTTGCTTGCCAAGGCGGAAG
This window encodes:
- a CDS encoding SPASM domain-containing protein, with the protein product MGDGALRRWKNTYYMPGLDPNPARDLLKRLVCRRIPAFPRTVQIQTRTGCNGACVFCPYDASHDAVPKGQMDDAVFDRLVDEIARHRKTRRISPYLMNEPFLDRTLLDKARRIKKRIPDARVIVTTNAGVLHPEVVDDLVLDNPFRAVYISMQGIEKEPYEDSMRGSLVFEKTLANVEHLIARRNEKAPKLKIVVTMIKTNKVDAEKAVAFWRERGVEAQYTMLESRGGNNKSFRELLAGGKRVFRDCTRLFKHAYILFNGDMVLCCTDYYKTMVLGNVAESSIHDVWNGPVAQKIRRDFLLGDLRDNPLCACCFIATPD
- a CDS encoding nucleotidyltransferase domain-containing protein; protein product: MHALDILWQNEGMLSEHEIQAAAKALLAAAPAGSRVVLFGSFARGAQRPDSDLDFLVIEPAVKDRFAETHRLRRAVEAAFGDTVQPVDIIVTDEARYLRSKDTPNTLAFEAATSGRTYG